Part of the Pyricularia oryzae 70-15 chromosome 3, whole genome shotgun sequence genome, GGTCTGATACGGCAACTGGAAAGGTCCTCCAACCTCAAAGACTACAAGGCGTTCCGCGCTGCTCTAGATAAATACAATCTACGTCTCAGGGAGCTGCAAGAGAGCGGCGCGATAGCTCGCAACCTGGCCAAGCGGCATCTCCTCCCGTTCAACCTCGTCCAGCTTATCCTCCAGCAGGTCTACGACCGAACTGTTGCCCCGCGAGTCGAACTGCTAGCCAAATACGAGAACGGTACCGACAATGTGTACGGAGAGCTGCTGCATCCGTTCATCAGTGAAATACTGGTTCAAAGGTTGAAAATGAGGTCTGATCAGGTGTTTGTTGACTTGGGCTCCGGGGTTGGCAATGTAGTCTTGCAGGCAGCACTCGACATTGGGTGCGAAAGCTGGGGCTGCGAGATGATGGAGAACGCCTGCAACTTGGCCGATGCGCAAAAGAAAGAGTTTACGGCACGGTGTCGACTCTGGGGCATAGCACCCGGCAAGGTTCGCCTCGAAAGGGGCGACTTTCGGACCAACGAGAGGACACTCTCGGCGCTCAAGCGGGCCGATGTTGTACTTGTCAACAACCAGGCCTTTACCGCTCAGCTCAACGACGACCTAGTCCGAATATTCCTCGACTTGAGGAAGGGTTGCAAGATTGTGTCGCTTAAGAGCTTTGTGCATGAGCAGAAGAACGCGGCAAACGACGTTGGGAGTAGCATCCTCGACGTCGAGCGGCTGTCCTACCCGGAGGGTTACGTGAGCTGGACTGGCGCGGGCGGCCAGTTTTGCATCTCGACGCGAAAATGAGTCCTGTGCTCAGCGAGCTTGTCATGCTGGGGTCAGTACAATAGTCTCGACCGGACAAGCACGAGccagacgacgacgacgacacgaCGAAATATAGAGAAAAAAGCGAGCCGTCCAGAAGAGCATTTTCTTGTATAAACACATTAAAGCGCTAGCACTTGCACTTGGCACTAGCCAGCGAAGTTGCGTGGTAgacatttctttttcttttctcattGAGCGGACATAGATTTTGTGTTTGATACCAACATAGCATTAAGCGAACTTTATACGGGACTGTATGAGACTAGGGAGTAGCTTACCTGGTGGGGGATATTTGTGATGAGGGTTAGGATACCAGACAGACCGAATTTGAGCATTTGAAACAAATATCTGCCTGCCTGACCAGTCAAAGTTTTGATTCATCCTCGTTTGGCGAATTTCGGCTCGTTGGCCAGGTTCATGGCCTCTGCCTCCTGGCCCATCCTCTTCATCCAGCGCTCGACGAGCTGGTCATTTTCCGCTTGTATCTTGGCCTTTTGTTGCTCCATGACATTCAACTGGAGTGTGAGGGCGATCAACTCGTCTTGGACGTTCTGGAAGAAAGTTACGAACATGCGTTGATTAGTAGGAAGCCAACAGCGAGCGGCTTTTCCAACCGCACCAAGTGGTATAAAACCTGTAGCGGCGAGCAGTAAGTACCTCGACCAGCTTGGATTTCCCCTGAAGCTCCTCGTTCCGATCCTTCACCTTGGTGCTCAAGGAAACGCACTGGGTGTTGAGGGTACGGATGGTCTTTGCGTCCTCGGCCGTCTTGGCTCGCAACCTCTCGAGCTCAGACTCGGCCAGGCCCAGCCGAGACTGCAACCTCTCCTGGGTCCCGAGGGCCTCGGCGAGGTCCAGCCTGAGCCTCGCGACGACCGCCGACTGTGCAGCGTCTCCGCTTTGAGAGGCTGGATCGGAGGCGGACTGGCCTGCTGAGGCTCCTGATGCTTTTAGCGCATCCCTCTCCGCCTCGAGGGCAGCAACC contains:
- a CDS encoding histone-lysine N-methyltransferase; translation: MGILAQKSKFKIAKPTIRVEKVAVEVPQARAKPSRPLGGGGADRASSGSPRPQQPQPPRVRASASPLPFASSSRASSSLTSSGAQQYQRKRKASSAGPAAAPRRSPANSDRVTWDQESDSEDDNAWEDTLDDRKRQRTTDSERAEDPNRRLVSPALTDPPPDGRDLRLIHAADVASLKLKCTPSLGAPASDVRVALQYPGLRQRERYELVSGKDMIDAVEEIKHVINCVVDTYLTENEARPFTDANNGLIRQLERSSNLKDYKAFRAALDKYNLRLRELQESGAIARNLAKRHLLPFNLVQLILQQVYDRTVAPRVELLAKYENGTDNVYGELLHPFISEILVQRLKMRSDQVFVDLGSGVGNVVLQAALDIGCESWGCEMMENACNLADAQKKEFTARCRLWGIAPGKVRLERGDFRTNERTLSALKRADVVLVNNQAFTAQLNDDLVRIFLDLRKGCKIVSLKSFVHEQKNAANDVGSSILDVERLSYPEGYVSWTGAGGQFCISTRK
- a CDS encoding autophagy protein 16; translated protein: MSSLPDWRDEYLASIKEAEKNSPVNRDLVEACSQLQDRVAALEAERDALKASGASAGQSASDPASQSGDAAQSAVVARLRLDLAEALGTQERLQSRLGLAESELERLRAKTAEDAKTIRTLNTQCVSLSTKVKDRNEELQGKSKLVENVQDELIALTLQLNVMEQQKAKIQAENDQLVERWMKRMGQEAEAMNLANEPKFAKRG